The Osmerus eperlanus unplaced genomic scaffold, fOsmEpe2.1 SCAFFOLD_173, whole genome shotgun sequence genome includes a window with the following:
- the LOC134016694 gene encoding LOW QUALITY PROTEIN: heat shock 70 kDa protein 12B-like (The sequence of the model RefSeq protein was modified relative to this genomic sequence to represent the inferred CDS: inserted 2 bases in 2 codons; deleted 6 bases in 5 codons; substituted 1 base at 1 genomic stop codon): FGFAARDSYHDLDPEEARLWLYFDKFKMKIHSTSDLTMETELEAVSGRRVRAIEVFGHALRFFREHALKEVREQSSTVLPEQVRWVIRVPAVWRQPAKQFMREAAYLAGLVSPDSPERLLIALEPEAASIYCRKLRLHRXLISAFRPISNGLDIDGPRPFDTSFRQAREQLRRSRHSRTFXVESGTGDLWSEMKTGDRYMVADCGGGTVDLTVHQIEHPQGTLKELYKASGGPYGAVGVDLAFEAMLCQIFGQDFIQSFRTRRPAAWVDLSIAFEARKRXGTPGRANALNISLPFSFIDHYKRLRGQSVEAALRRSNMNIVKWSSQGMLRLTQEAMNELFQPTINSIITHIEELMKKPEVGGVRFLFLVGGFAESPMLQRAAQNALGHACRIIIPQDVGLTILKGAVLFGLDPTVVRVRRCPLTYGVGVLNRFVEGRHPRDKLLLKDGRRWCTDVLDRFVSLDQSVALGEVVRRSYTPARAGQRKIVINVYCVARDDATYVSDDGVRKCGAITLDLPEASPGATADRREIRATMQFGDTEIKVTAVDMTTNRTVRASIDFLSN, translated from the exons TTTGGGTTTGCGGCC CGGGACAGCTACCACGACCTGGACCCAGAGGAGGCTCGACTCTGGCTGTACTTCGACAAGTTCAAGATGAAAATACACAGCACCAGT GACCTCACCATGGAGACGGAGCTGGAGGCTGTGAGTGGGCGGAGAGTT AGAGCCATCGAGGTGTTTGGCCACGCCCTCAGG TTCTTCAGAGAACACGCCCTCAAG gagGTGAGAGAGCAGAGCTCCACAGTGCTACCTGAGCAGGTGAGGTGGGTGATC CGGGTTCCTGCTGTGTGGAGACAACCAGCCAAGCAGTTCATGAGAGAGGCTGCCTAcctg gctggGCTGGTCTCTCCAGACTCTCCTGAACGGCTTCTGATCGCTCTGGAGCCAGAAGCCGCCTCCATCTACTGCCGCAAGCTCCGCCTACACAGGTGATTGATCTCAGCCTTCCGACCAATCAGCAACGGT CTGGACATCGATGGTCCCCGCCCCTTTGACACGAGCTTCAGGCAAG CGCGGGAGCAGCTGAGAAGATCCAGACACAGCAGAACCT TGGTGGAGAGCGGAACTGGTGACCTGTGGTCCGAGATGaagacag gtGACAGGTACATGGTAGCAGACTGTGGAGGGGGAACAGTCGATCTGACGGTGCACCAGATAGAACATCCCCAGGGAACCCTGAAGGAGCTGTACAAGGCCTCAG GAGGGCCGTACGGGGCCGTGGGGGTGGACCTGGCCTTCGAGGCCATGCTGTGCCAGATCTTCGGGCAGGACTTCATCCAGAGCTTCCGCACTCGGCGGCCAGCGGCCTGGGTGGACCTGAGCATCGCCTTCGAGGCTCGCAAGC ACGGCACGCCCGGCCGGGCCAACGCCCTCAACATCTCCCTGCCCTTCTCCTTCATCGACCACTACAAGAGGCTGCGAGGGCAGAGCGTGGAGGCAGCCCTGCGGAGGAGCAA tatGAACATAGTGAAGTGGTCGTCTCAGGGCATGCTCAGGCTGACCCAGGAAGCCATGAACGAGCTGTTCCAGCCCACCATCAACAGCATCATCACACACATAg aggAGCTGATGAAGAAACCGGAAGTGGGCGGCGTGCGTTTCCTCTTCCTGGTGGGCGGGTTCGCTGAATCGCCAATGCTGCAGCGCGCGGCCCAGAATGCACTGGGGCACGCCTGCCGCATCATCATCCCTCAGGACGTGGGCCTGACCATCCTGAAGGGGGCGGTGCTGTTCGGACTGGACCCCACCGTG gtgCGCGTGCGGCGCTGCCCCCTGACCTACGGCGTGGGCGTGCTGAACCGCTTCGTGGAGGGCCGTCACCCACGGGACAAGCTGCTGCTGAAGGACGGCCGGCGCTGGTGCACCGACGTCCTGGATCGCTTTGTCTCCCTCGACCAATCGGTGGCCCTGGGCGAGGTGGTGAGGCGGAGCTACACCCCGGCGAGGGCGGGGCAACGTAAGATCGTCATCAACGTGTACTGCGTCGCCCGCGACGACGCCACGTACGTCTCCGACGACGGCGTCAGGAAGTGCGGGGCCATCACGCTCGACCTGCCCGAGGCGTCGCCGGGGGCGACGGCGGACCGCCGCGAGATCAGGGCGACGATGCAGTTCGGAGACACGGAGATCAAAGTGACGGCCGTCGACATGACGACCAATCGCACGGTCCGGGCCTCCATCGACTTCCTGTCCAACTGA
- the cct7 gene encoding T-complex protein 1 subunit eta, which translates to MMPTPVILLKEGTDTSQGVPQLVSNINACQVIAEAVRTTLGPRGMDKLMVDSRGKATISNDGATILKLLDVVHPAAKTLVDIARSQDAEVGDGTTSVTLLAAEFLRQLKPYVEDGLHPQTIIRAFRSATHLAVAKIREIAVTVKKDDKNEQRQLLIKCASTAMNSKLIAGQKVFFSSMVVDAVTMLDELLPLKMIGIKKVQGGALEDSQLVAGVAFKKTFSYAGFEMQPKRYDNPRIALLNVELELKAEKDNAEVRVKSVQEYQAIVDAEWNILYDKLEKIHSSGAKVVLSKLPIGDVATQYFADRDLFCAGRVQEEDLKRTMMACGGSIQTSVGAMTTDVLGQCELFEEVQVGGERYNFFRGCPKAKTCTIILRGGAEQFMEETERSLHDAIMIVRRAIKNDSIVAGGGAIEMELSRFLRDHSRTIPGKQQLLIGAYAKALEIIPRQLCDNAGFDATNILNKLRAKHAQGGMWYGVDVNNEDIADNFVACVWEPAIVRINALTAASEAACLILSVDETIKNPRSTVEGPPGGGGGRGRGRPHAH; encoded by the exons ATGATG cccactcCAGTAATCCTGTTGAAGGAGGGGACCGACACGTCTCAGGGCGTTCCCCAGCTCGTCAGCAACATCAACGCCTGTCAGGTGATCGCTGAGGCGGTCCGCACCACCCTGGGCCCCCGGGGCATGGACAAGCTGATGGTGGACagtagag gcaagGCCACCATCTCCAACGATGGAGCCACCATCCTGAAGCTGCTGGACGTGGTTCACCCTGCGGCCAAGACCCTGGTGGACATCGCTCGCTCCCAGGACgctgag gtgggtgacggcaCCACCTCGGTGACGCTGCTGGCAGCCGAGTTCCTGCGGCAGCTGAAGCCGTACGTGGAGGACGGCCTCCACCCTCAGACCATCATCAGAGCCTTCCGCAGCGCCACACACCTCGCCGTTGCCAAGATACGCGAGATCGCCGTCACCGTCAAGAAGGACGACAAGAA tgaaCAGAGGCAGCTCCTGATCAAGTGTGCGTCTACAGCCATGAACTCCAAGCTGATCGCGGGGCAGAAGGTGTTCTTCTCCAGCATGGTGGTGGACGCCGTCACCATGCTGGACGAGCTGCTGCCTCTCAAGATGATCGGCATCAAGAAAGTCCAGGGAGGAGCGCTGGAG gattCCCAGCTGGTGGCTGGCGTAGCGTTCAAGAAGACCTTCTCCTACGCTGGCTTTGAGATGCAGCCCAAGCGCTATGACAACCCCCGCATCGCCCTGCTCAACGTGGAGCTGGAGCTGAAGGCTGAGAAGGACAACGCAGAAGTCCGAGTCAAGTCTGTCCAG gaGTACCAGGCCATCGTGGATGCAGAGTGGAACATCCTGTACGACAAGCTGGAGAAGATCCACAGCTCAGGGGCCAAGGTGGTTCTGTCCAAGCTGCCCATCGGGGACGTGGCCACGCAGTACTTTGCAGACAGAGACCTGTTCTGTGCTGGACGCGTCCAGGAGGAGGACCTCAAGAGGACCATGATG GCCTGTGGGGGCTCCATCCAGACCAGTGTGGGCGCCATGACGACAGACGTCCTGGGTCAGTGTGAGCTGTTTGAGGAGGTgcaggtgggaggggagag gtATAACTTCTTCCGGGGGTGTCCGAAGGCCAAGACCTGCACCATCATCCTGAGGGGCGGAGCAGAGCAGTTCATGGAGGAGACGGAGCGCTCTCTACACGACGCCATCATGATCGTACGCAGGGCCATCAAG aacgACTCCATCGTGGCGGGGGGCGGGGCGATCGAGATGGAGCTGTCTCGCTTCCTGAGGGATCATTCTAGAACCATCCCGGGGAAACAGCAGCTGCTGATTGGTGCGTACGCCAAAGCCCTGGAGATCATCCCTCGCCAGCTCTGCGACAACGCCGGCTTCGACGCCACCAACATCCTCAACAAGCTGAGGGCCAAGcacgcacag GGAGGCATGTGGTACGGCGTGGACGTGAACAACGAGGACATCGCTGATAACTTTGTGGCGTGCGTGTGGGAGCCCGCCATCGTGCGCATCAACGCCCTGACGGCCGCCTCGGAGGCTGCCTGCCTCATCCTGTCTGTGGACGAGACCATCAAGAACCCCCGCTCCACCGTGGAGGGGCCtcctggggggggcggggggcggggccgCGGACGACCCCACGCTCACTAG